The Streptomyces halobius genomic interval TGCGCGATGATTCCTCTTGATTGCGCCGGCCCCCGCGCAGCTGCAAGCGCCCCTGCTCGGACACGGCCGGCTGCCCGTCCGTCCGCGTGGCCCGCTCGATCAGCTCAAGGACGGCCGCGGCCTCTTCCGGCGCCAGCTCGTCGGCCACCTGGATCCTGCGGCCGGGCCGGCCCATCTCGTGTAGCGCGTCAGTCATGCCTGAAGCGTACGTCTCCGCCGAGGTCTGAGCCGGGACGCCGACGCTCCCCGGCAACCAGCTCGTAACCCGTCTCCCCCTGTTGCGCTACGCGCGTCGACAATAAGCTGCCGTCCGCTCGGACACCTCTGACCGTTGTCCGTCCAGTAACCGAGGGGGATCCCATGTCAGCGACGCCTCAACAGCGCCGTATCGCACGCAGATTGACGGCCGCGGCCACCGTACTGGCCGCGGCCGCCGGTGTCACCGCCGGCGCCCTGCCGGCCGGCGCGCACGACGAACCGGCCCGCCATCCGGGCCGCACGGTCGACGTGCAGCTGCTGTCCTTCAACGACTTCCACGGCAATCTCGAACCGCCGCAGGGCTCCTCCGGCACGGTCGAGGAGATCCAGCCGGACGGCAGCAAGAAGACCGTCGAGGCGGGCGGCGTCGAGTATCTCGCCCAGTCGCTCCGCACCGCCCGCAAGGGCCACCCGTACTCCGTCACCGCCGCGGCCGGCGACATGGTCGGCGCCAGCCCGCTGCTCTCCGGCCTCTTCCACGACGAACCGACCATCGAGGCCATGAACAGGCTGGGCCTGGACGTCACCTCCGTCGGCAACCATGAATTCGACGAGGGCCGGAAGGAGTTGACGCGGCTCCAGAAGGGCGGCTGCCACCCGGAAGACGGCTGTTACGCGGACGGCAGGACGTTCGAGGGCGCCCGCTTCCCGTACCTCACGGCCAATGTCACGGACGAGAAGACCGGCAAGCCGATGCTCAGGCCGTACACCGTCTGGCAGCACCGCGGCGTCAAGATCGGCTTCATCGGGGTGACGCTGGAGGGCACCCCCGACATCGTCAACGCCGAAGGCATCAAGGGCCTGAAGTTCCACGACGAGGTCGAGACGATCAACAAGTACGCCAAGGAACTCGACAAGCAGGGCGTGAAGTCCGTCGTCGCCCTGATCCACGAAGGCGGCCTGCCGGCCTCCACCTCCTACAACTACAACTGCGACAGCCCGGGCCCGGGCGACGGGATCTCGGGCCCGATCACCGAAATCGCCGAGAAGGTGACCCCGGCCGTCGACGCGCTGGTCACCGGCCACACCCACCAGGCGTACGCCTGCACCATCCCGGACCCGTCCGGCACCCCGCGCACCGTCACCTCCGCCGCGTCGTACGGCAAGCTCTACACGGACACCACACTGACGTACGACCGCCGCACCAAGGACATCGTGCGGACCAGCGTCAAGGCATCCGGCGCGGTCAACCACGTCGTGGACCGCATCCAGCCCAAGGCCGCGGACATGACCGCCCTGATCAAGCGCTGGAACAAGCTCGCCGCGCCGATCGCCAACCGCCCCGTCGGCCATATCTCCGCGGACATCGCGGGCCGCGGCGCCAACGCCCCCGAATCCCCGCTCGGCGATCTCATCGCGGACGCCCAGCTGGAGGCCACCGGGCCGGACGGCAAGGGCGGCGCCCAGCTCGCGCTGATGAACCCCGGCGGCATCCGCTCCGACCTCGCGTTCAAGGCGTCCGGCGGGGAGGGCGACGGCGTCGTCACCTACGGGGAGGCCTTCACCGTCCAGCCCTTCACGAACATGATGAACGTCATCGACCTCACCGGGGAGCAGCTGATCACCGGTCTCCAGCAGCAGGTCAGCGGTCCGAACGCGGCGTCACCGAAGATCCTCCAGGTCTCCGAGGGCCTGACGTACACACTGGACCTGACCAAGTCGGGCGCCGACCGCGTGGTCAGGAACTCGGTCAAGCTGAACGGCGTCGCCATCGACCCGGCCAAGACCTACCGCGTCGCCATGAACGAGTTCCTGTCGGGCGGCGGTGACGGCTTCCCGGCCTTCAAGGACGGCAGGAACAAGTACGTCGGCCAGTCGGATCTTGAGGCGTTCACGGCTTATCTGAAGGCCCACTCGTCGGCGGACGGGCCGATCGATCCGCCTGAGGCGGAGCGGATCACGGTGGTGAAGAAGTAGTGGCGTTGGGATGGAGCAGCGTCGTGACGTAGCGGCGCTTCAGTGAGATGTGATCAGTCAGATGTGGCGACGGCCCGGCGGGGGATCTCCCACCGGGCCGTCGTCGCGTCTGTGTGCGGTGTCTGCGTGTAGGACACTCAGGCGCCGTGCATGCTCGGCCGCCGTGCATGCTCGGCCGCCGTGCGCGCTCGGCCGCCGTGCGCGCTCAGCCGCCGTAGGGGTTGCCCTGCTGGGGTGCTCCCTGCTGCGGGGCTTGCCTGTACCGCCCGCCCGGACGGCGGCCCGCCCCGGCCGCTGAAGCGGCAACGGAATTTCCCGTTGCGGGGATTGCGGGGATCGCCGTGGTTCCCGGTGCCGGGATGGCGAATCCATAACGGCGGCGGGATAGCTGACGGTGAGACAGCGGGCACGGAGAAAGCCGCGACGGGCGCTACTACGGCGGTAAGTGAAGTGCAATCAGCCGGTTTGCGGCGCAGCGTACCGTGACGGCGATTCAGGTCACCATTACCCTGGCGCGACAGTGGGCGACATCACCTCGCGCGCGACGGCAGTTCGGTCCATCCACGACTGCGACAATTTTTCGCCAAGCCTGACAGGACAAGCCGCACCTATCTCCCATACCTTCGGCAAGACTTGCGTTCAAGGGTCCTGGGCATGGTGGGATATGCGGATGCGAACCCCCATACGCATGGCTTCATCCTCACCGTCAGGCTCCGCTCAGCCTGACATCGATTCCCGCACAGCGGGTGCTCGGTACGACGCGCACGGCGACACCAGACAGCTCGAAAAGGTCAATCCCTATGCGGACCTGGCCGCCCTCGCCGACCCCGAACCGGAGCCGGAACCCGAGCCGGAATACGGCACGGAACACGGCGGCGCGCCCCGCCGCCGCAGCTACCTCAACGAGCGCGACGACAGCGGCGATCCCCTGGGCCTGGGGCTGCGCCCGGACGAGGAGGACGAGGAGTGGACGGCGCCGAACCACCGGCGCCGGAAGCGTGGGGTCGGCCGCTTCGCCGCCGTTCCGCGCATCCTGAAACTGCTGGTCGCCGTCCTGGTGTGCACGGCATTCCTTACCGTGCTCGACCGTTTCGCCGTGCTGTACGCGCAGGACAAGACCGAGGAAATACTGCAGGAATCACTGAAGCTCACGGCCGAGCCGGAAGTCGACATCCAGGGTTTTCCCTTCCTGACCCAGGTCCTCGACAAGCGCCTCGACCAGGTGAGCGTCACCATTCCCGACCTGGCGGCCGACCGGGTCTCGCTGGCGAAAATCGAGGCGACCGCGAACGAGGTGCGGCTCGACGGCGATCTTCCCGCCTCCATCAAGGGCGCCACGATCGGCAAAATGCAGGGCAGTGTGCTGCTCGCCTTCGACGACATGAATCGCGAGCTGGGCGCCTCGCAGGTGAAATTCAGCGACCTGGGCCCCAATACGGTCCGGGCGGCCGGCCGGCTGCCGATCGCCGGGCATGAATTGCGCGTACGGGCGGAGGCGCGCATTCAACGGGCGGGCGACCGGGGCATTTCCACCGACATCAGCCGTATGCGGCTGGACATCGGCGATGTCGCCGTCTACCGCCCCGGCACCGGCGAGGAGGAGGGCCTGCGGCTGACCCGCAAGGCCGCCGCCGAGGTCAGCCGGCAGGCCGCCAAGGTCAAGGCGATGCTGAGCATTCCGGCGATCGCGGACCGGATCGGCTTTCCCGAGGAGTACAT includes:
- a CDS encoding bifunctional metallophosphatase/5'-nucleotidase; its protein translation is MSATPQQRRIARRLTAAATVLAAAAGVTAGALPAGAHDEPARHPGRTVDVQLLSFNDFHGNLEPPQGSSGTVEEIQPDGSKKTVEAGGVEYLAQSLRTARKGHPYSVTAAAGDMVGASPLLSGLFHDEPTIEAMNRLGLDVTSVGNHEFDEGRKELTRLQKGGCHPEDGCYADGRTFEGARFPYLTANVTDEKTGKPMLRPYTVWQHRGVKIGFIGVTLEGTPDIVNAEGIKGLKFHDEVETINKYAKELDKQGVKSVVALIHEGGLPASTSYNYNCDSPGPGDGISGPITEIAEKVTPAVDALVTGHTHQAYACTIPDPSGTPRTVTSAASYGKLYTDTTLTYDRRTKDIVRTSVKASGAVNHVVDRIQPKAADMTALIKRWNKLAAPIANRPVGHISADIAGRGANAPESPLGDLIADAQLEATGPDGKGGAQLALMNPGGIRSDLAFKASGGEGDGVVTYGEAFTVQPFTNMMNVIDLTGEQLITGLQQQVSGPNAASPKILQVSEGLTYTLDLTKSGADRVVRNSVKLNGVAIDPAKTYRVAMNEFLSGGGDGFPAFKDGRNKYVGQSDLEAFTAYLKAHSSADGPIDPPEAERITVVKK
- a CDS encoding LmeA family phospholipid-binding protein — translated: MASSSPSGSAQPDIDSRTAGARYDAHGDTRQLEKVNPYADLAALADPEPEPEPEPEYGTEHGGAPRRRSYLNERDDSGDPLGLGLRPDEEDEEWTAPNHRRRKRGVGRFAAVPRILKLLVAVLVCTAFLTVLDRFAVLYAQDKTEEILQESLKLTAEPEVDIQGFPFLTQVLDKRLDQVSVTIPDLAADRVSLAKIEATANEVRLDGDLPASIKGATIGKMQGSVLLAFDDMNRELGASQVKFSDLGPNTVRAAGRLPIAGHELRVRAEARIQRAGDRGISTDISRMRLDIGDVAVYRPGTGEEEGLRLTRKAAAEVSRQAAKVKAMLSIPAIADRIGFPEEYIDQALHNEEKLHELTGSPRFVQQLMKVNLVDVVIDHPWLLQKVGIDPKVLGALTGLTKPQLADRLSLSFQLPRTPGDIRLRDISVEQDGIRVKLSGAELPIGDAAKKRKTD